DNA from Paraphotobacterium marinum:
TCTTTTTAATCACAAAGAGATTCTTCTATTATATTTATATGAGTTAAATTGGAAAGCTATTAAAAGTTATTTATTAACTTTTCTTTTATCAAAGCAAGAAATCAGTTATTTCGCTTACTTATAAACATTTTACTGAAACTTTATTGATTCTAATGTTTTTTATAAAATAATTATTTATTGGATGCTGCAAGGGTTATACCGAAAATAATAAAAATGCTTCCACATACTTTATTTAAAACTGCATTCCCTTTTTTGACAATAATTTATCTTGAGCAAATGATGCGGAAATAGCATAGATAGCGTGAATGATAATTATAAGAAAACTATAAGTTAGAGTTAAAACTAAGAATTGAGGAGCGTATGATTCGTTTAAATTTATAAATTGAGGAAAAACAGACATAAAAAAAACGATTGCTTTGGGGTTTGATAGAGAGACAATTAATCCTTTTGAAAATGATGAAAAAACTGATTTAGGGTTATTTTTATCTGACTCTAAGTTTAGGTTTAAACCTGTTTTTTTAAACATTTTAATGCCTAAATACATCAAATATATTGAACCTAAAATTTTAATACACGTAAAGGCAATCATTGATTTGGATAAAATTAACCCTAAACTTGTTGCTGAAATTAAGCCAACCAAAAATATACCAACTGAAACCCCAAGGATACCGGTCAAGGTCTGTTTAGTGCTTTTTTGCATTGAATTATGTAGGGTTAATAACACACCTGGGCCAGGCAACAAAACTGTAAAAGCAGTGATCGATAAATATATTAAATAGTGATGCATAAACTATTCAAGAACCAATTGAAAAATAATTTGATATATATTTTAATTAAAAAACTCCCGATTTAAAGTGAATTTTATTGAAAGGTATTTTTCATTTTAGGAAATAATAATTAATTTAATATACCTATTATTATAAATTAAAGAAAAGCACAATAAGCAATATTAATTTTAATATTGCTTATTTAAAGTATATTTTAATATTAATTCATGAATAAATGTTGATAACGAGGCAAGATTATCTAAATTTTTTTCCAGTTTGATAATAACTCAATAAACTCAGATTGATTGAGATTAAGAATGCAATCCAGCAAATCCTGAGTATTTTTCAGTTCTGTATTCAATTTGATTTTGGAAAGTTGGACAGAAAAATTGTCCATAAATGACTTTTTAATGTCGTTGGATTCCATGCTCGATAAGTTTAAAAAAAATTTTCACACGCGTCTAATCTATCTGCTGTTTGCTCAATATTAAATTTTTTTAATATATCAGTGAGAGAATCAATATCAGGAGAAATATTGAACTCTTTGAACTTATTAAACAAAAGCTGGTTTCTATTTTGTAAATTTTTTGCTTCCATTGTAATTTCCATTTATAAAAATAGATTGAAGATTTCACTATACTCCATTGAAATCAATTTTCAATAAAAAAATTACTTTCTCAATATCTTAAATAAGAAAAAACCACCCAAACCCCAAGTAAGGATAAATGAAATTATTAAAAATATTATTGCAAGAAATGTCATAATTTGTTCCTTTTGGAAGTTACAATATTCAAAAGAACACTTATAAAAATATTTATGAGAAGGATAATCCAACCATAATAGAAAAGATTTGAGCTTGAGTAATTTTCATAACCACTGTTATATAGCTTGTATATTGTACCAATTAACAAAATGAAAAGTATTACGGGAACTACAAATTTTATACAATATTCAAAGAATGTATTTACTCTGATATCGGAATGCGAGTTTATGTAATTTCTAATGTTATAGTATTTTATAAAAAGGAGGCCAATTATTACTTCCATTAAACAGGAGAAGTATAGTCCTATATTACACATCAAATAATCAACAATATCTATTAAATACAATCCTCCATTTAGTGTAAATATTAAAGAAAGGACGAATCCACACAAACAGAAAATATTGACGATCGACGATCGCCGAAAATTAAATTTTGATTGTAAAGCACAAATAACTGATTCGACGATCGATATTATCGAGGTTAATCCAGCAAATGTTAATACTAGAAAGAAGATTGGACCAAGAATATGTGCAAAGGGTAATAAATTAATTGCTTTTGGAATGGTTATAAAGGCTAGACCAGGACCAGATGAAACAGCATCTTTCATTGAAAGACTTTCAGCGTGAGCCATATAACCAATTATTGAAAAGACTAATATACCAGCAAGTAATGAAAAACCACAATTAATAAAAACCGTAATGAATGCGTTAGAGGATACGTCACTTTCTTTAGGCATATAACTTGAATAAACAATCATGATTGAAAAACCAATGCTAAGTGTAAAAAACATTTGGGAGTATGCACTTACCCAAATATTTATGTCTAATAATTTAGAAAAATCTGGTTCAAAAAGATAATTGATGCCACTTATTGCGCCGGGTAAATTAATAACTGAAGCAATTAAAATTAATACCATGAAAAAAAGAAGTGGCATTAATATTTTTACGGCTTTTTCTATTCCCTTTTTGACTCCTCTGATAATTATTAGATATGTAGCAGCCCATCCTATGAAGACCGCTAGTGCTATATGCCATTGAATAGAGCCAAGATTGTCAACGCTGTCAGATAACTGCAAAAAATCTTGCATAAAAAATTGTTCAGTATCATTGCCCCATATACCGGAAAAAGAAAATAAAAATAACTAATAGACCAACCAATTATAACCATGTAATAAACTGATATTACTACGCCAATGATAACTTGAAACCAACCCAACCATTCAAACTTATTATTTATAGTTTTAAAAGTTTTAGGAGCACCGTATCTATATTTATTACCGAGATAAAACTCGTAAATCATTAGAGGTATCCCTGCAGTAAACATTGCTAATAAATAGGGTATTAAAAACGCTCCACCACCATTTTCAAATGTAATATATGGAAATCTCCAAATATTGCCTAAACCAATAGCTGATGCAATTGCAGCCATTATAAAACCTAATCGAGAATTCCAGCGTTGAGCATTCATATCTATGTTCTTTTAATTTTTACATAAATATGATTATAGAATATAATTTAAGACTTTATAGATTTTGATATTTAAATAAATTTAGGAAAAACACAACATTATGATTGATAAAAATAAAAAAAAATATCATTAGTTACACAGGGCGGTGGACAAAGAGGGATATTCACAGCAGGTGTTCTTGATGCTTTCTTAGAAAATAAGTTTGATCCCTTTTCTTTGTATGTTGGGACATCTGCAGGTGCCTTAAATTTGTCTTCTTACATAAGTAGGCAATCAAATCTTGCTAAAGAGTTCATTTTAGATTTTTCTTCGCAAAGTAATTTTTTTAACTTGAAGGAATATATTCGAGGACATAATTCATTAAATTTAAATTGGGGTATTAGTCAAATTGGTAGAGATGGAGGTTTACCATTAGATTTTAAGAAGGCACATGAAACATTAATGAATGGAAGGCATGCTCTGGCTTGTTTAACCGAAAGCACTTCTCTTAGAGATGAATATTTCCCACTGTATAGAAAAAACTGGAAAGAAGTTTTGATTGGTACAAGTAGCGTACCTATTTTATGTTCACAACCTATTAAAATTGGTGCAAAACATTATTTTGATGGAGGAGTTTCAGCTCAAGTTCCCATCCATAAAGCATGGAGCTTGTCATCGGACACAATCATTGTGATCAGAACAGAACCAATTGCATTTGAAAAAAAAATTGATATTGAAACCATTATTAAATGGAAGCTGCAAATTATGGAATCTCTTCCAAATTACTGGTCGAAATTTAAATATAGAAAGACATTAGAGAAGTTTTCAGATTGGCAAACAAATGTAAGAAATAAGTATTTAGATTATAGAGCAGCTTTGAAAGAAAAAATGTCCAACATTCATCATAATTCAGAACATAATATTGAGCATACTCCACAACTGGCATGGGAGTCAGCTGATGAAAGTTACTTTAATTTAATTGTCAATGAAATTAAATATGAAAAAACACCCACTCATGCAAAACTTCTTGATATAATGACCAAACATTATCAAAACATGGTTGATACAGAAAATTTTATTCATAACCCACCCAAAAATGTTAATATATTACAAATTGCACCACCAAAGCAACTTCAAGCCAGAGTATTAATGAGTAAGAAAGATGATCTTAATTCTGACTATGAGATGGGTTACGAAACAGGATTGAAATTTTTAAATGAAAATTTTGATGAGTTAATGTCTAACAAATATGTTAAGTTTTAAAAAAATTATAAACCAAAGAGAAAAAATAATGTCCCCTAAATTAACTATTAGAGCAAGAGTCCCATTTAAAGTAGGGTATCAAAGCAACATTCCAGCAGAAATTGTAACCTTTCATGGCTTAGATTCCAAAAAAGAACATATTGCAATTATTTTTGGTAATGCTGATTTGAATAGGGCTCAAACGCCTTTGGTAAGGCTTCACTCTGAGTGTTTAACAGGAGATGTGTTCCACTCTTCAAGATGTGATTGTGGCGAACAATTAAATGAGACCATTGAAAAAATGGGGAAGGAGGGTGGAGTGTTGTTGTATTTGCGTCAAGAAGGGAGGGGTATTGGACTTTACAATAAGATAGATGCATATACGTTACAAATATCAGGTTTAAATACATATGAAGCAAATAAGCATCTTGGTTTTGGTGCTGACTTGAGAGATTTTAAAGAGGCTGTTCAAATGCTTGAGGCACTTAATATAAAGAAAATAAAATTAATCACTAACAATCCAAAAAAAATAAAGCAAGTTAGAGATTATGGTTTAGATGTTGAACAAGTAGTTCATACTAAAGTTCATTTGAAAAGTGAAAACGAAGCATACTTAAAAACTAAGGCTGAGAAGGGAAACCATCAAATAAATATAAAAAAAATAAATTGGATTAGATTTACTAATCTTAAATATTAAAAAAAATAGCAAAAAAAACATCACATTTTCTCAAATCATTCTTGCATTATAGACCTAATTTATTTAAGATTCGCCCATATTTCCACATATTATGAAGATTTTATAGTTAGGGCTGCGAGATGAGTTTTTTTGAAAAATTAAAATCATATAAATTAATTTTTTTAATCGTAATTTTAGCGGCCTTGGGACAAATGACTCAAACCATGTATGTCCCATCTATTAATTTAATGAGTATATATTTTGACACTCTTCCGTCTAATTTAGCTATTGTTATGGCTGTATACATGATACCTTATGGGTTTTCACAGTTCATTTATGGTCCTTTATCTGACATATATGGTCGAAAAAATATTATTCTTATTAGTTTGATTATATTTTTGGTAGGGACTGCTTTAGCAGTTTGCACATCAGATTTTGATTTATTTTTATTAGGAACATTTATTCAGGGGATTGGCATTGGGTCTAGTGGTGCTATGGTTCGGACTGTACCAAGGGATAAATATTCGGGTTTTGAATTACGCAAGGCTAATAGTATAGCTAGTATGGGTTTAGTAATTTGTCCATTACTAGGCCCATTACTCGGAAGCTTTTTATCTACCATTTTTCCATGGCAATCAAGTTATATTTTTTTGTTGTGTATGTGCGTGGTTGTATATATTTTGATGCAAACTTCTTTTGACGAAACGTTACCTGTAGAATTGCGAAAAAAAGAGAATATAATCAGAAAATATAAGGATGTGCTATTAAATAAAGAATTTAGTACTTTTTTGTTATGTATCCTTGCAACTTGTTCAGGTCTTGCAATTTATGAAGCAGAAGCAGGTATTTTATTAGGTTCAACTTTACACTTCAAACCTGCCGAGGTCAGCATTCTATTTATTATACCTCTACCAGGGTTTTTAATTGGATCTTGGTTGGCTGGAAAGTGTCACACAAAAAAAGTTCTTATAAGTTAATGCTGACATCATCTCTGTGTTTGGTTTTAGGTTCATTAATTATACTCAGTGCAGGTGTGTTGTACCAGGTTAATACAATATCTATCATACTTGGTGGGCTTATATACTTTTTAGGCGCAGGTGTTATATTTCCCTTATCGGTTTCATTTGCCATTGAACCTTTTAAGAATAAAGCTGGAACGGCTGGAGCTTTATTAGGAGGAGTGCAAAATTTAGGAGCAGGTATTTTTGTATTGTTAGGATCAGAAATGTCAACTCAAACTGAAATTGATTTAGGTATTGTATTATTGTTTTGTTCTTTCTTGAGTTTGTTAATGCTATCCATGGTATATAGAACATTTAGGAAGTATGCCTTGTCAGTTTAACTGGTAAAGGTAAGTAACTTCATTAACCAGAGTCTTTACTTGTATTAAGTCGTCAGATAGTTCTATAATAAAATACCTTTTATCTTAATTAAAGAGAAAATCACTTTGGAACAATTGGACTTTTTTGATGTTCCTTGTCCTTGTATTGGGTTATGTCAAGTTAATGATAAAGGTTATTGCTTGGGCTGCTTTAGAAATAGGAATGAGCGCTTTCATTGGAACAAATTGACGAATGAACAAAAGAGAAATGTCATTAGACTATGTAGACTCAGGAAGAATAAAATTACTAGATTAAAACGAAATGACAATATTGATAAGGATTTTTTTGAGCAGAAAAGCCTCTTTTAAGAATAAAATAGAGGCCTCATAGAAAACATTAAACTCTGATAAAGTCCATGTGCATAACTTTTGGTTTAAAAGCATGTCTTTGAATGTCTTTAAGTTTTACATTTTCTTCTTTACCATCGATAATCAATGTAATAGCTTCATAGAATTTTGGATCATCAAGCTTATTGATAATATCGCTGTGTTTTAATTCAATTGAAATTGCATTTTCGTTTCCACCGTAAATTACAGCTGGGAACTTATCTGCATGACGAAGACGGCGGCTCGCACCTTTCCCTAAGTCAGTTCTAATTTTTGCTTCGAATTTCATAGTTAATTCTCTTTGTTATTTAAGTAAAATAATATACTAGTAATGCGACCTTACTAATACTTGTAAAACGATGCCGATGTTATCATTGATGTCGGACTAAATCAAATAAAAAAATTATATTTTTAAAGTTCAATGATCATATTTGATTAGCTTTTCTCTTTAAACCGACATAGTCAAATATTTTATGAATAATTACCCATTTAAGTTTTCTTTTCTCTAAAATTAAGAAGTCAGGGTACTTCATAAAAGAAAAGTATTTCTCAAAATCACTGAAGTTTTGTATTTTTTGATTGCTGAAGTATGGTTTGAAAAACTCATGAAAAGCTTCTGTATGGATTTGGGGAGTTATTTCAGTAAACTCTTGGCCATTCTCATCATGATAAGTTAGAAAGATACCATTTTTTGCTGACGAATATGTTATTCCTGCACATACAAAAACATCTTGATTGGATAAATCATATGCTTTTTTAAGTATGTTATCATGATCTATAAGTTGAAAATTACAATTTGAACATGTTCTTGCAGCAATATCATTTGTTCCACCACATTGTGGACACTCTTTAGATTTAAAGTAATGACTACACTGTTCATTTTTATTTTGGTTGATATTAATTCCTTTACATTTTCGACCATAGTGTTCAATTATATTTTCGTGAGGATCTAAAATTCCCCAAAATAAATTTTGAAAGCCACAAATTGGACATTGAACTTGAACAATCTTTACATTTGGATTTTTAGGTTTTTTTCCAATTTCAGGCTGAAAAATGTCATGATTATTTGCAGCATAATCAATAACTATACAATTTGTTTTTTTAGGGTGTAACCTCAAACCTCTACCTACTATTTGTTGATATAAGCTTACTGATTCAGTTTTTCTCAATATAGCTATTAAATCAACATGGGGAGCATCAAATCCAGTAGTTAAAACTGATACGTTGATTAAAAATTTTTTATTTTGGTTTTTAAAACCAGAGATAATAGCCTCTCTATCAGAAAGGGAAGTGTTTCCAGTGATGAGATAACTTTCATTACCTAAATAAGTATGAATTTCACTTGCATGTTGGATAGAACTAGCAAATATCATGACTCCTAATCTTTCTTCGGCAATTTTTTTGAGATGTTCAATAATAGCTTTAGTGATTCTGGGAGACTGTTCAATCTGTTTATTTAAACTTTCATAGTTGTAAAGGTCATCTTCAGTATTAAAGTTATATCTATCCTTTGGTGGGTTAACTTGTATAGGTGTTGACAGATAACCCTCACGAATTAATTTTGATATTGGTAAATCGAAAATACATTTAGAAAAAGGAGTTTGTTTTTCAGACTGAATGTAGCCGTTGTAATGATATTTATAAATCCAGCCCAAATCTGTTCTGTAAGGGGTAGCAGTTAAACCCAAAATTTTTAATCTTCTATTTTTTAATCTAAAATAGTTTATAATTTTCAAGTATTCAGAGTTTTTTTCTTTACCAACACGATGACATTCATCAATTATCAGCAATGAAATTTTTTGATTAAAATTGCTAAGGTTTTTGGCAACTGATTGAACCGTACCGAAAACAACTTTTGCAGAACTATTTTTTTGATTTAAGCTAGCAGAAAAAATAGAATAATTTAAGCCATAATACTTAAACTTTTGACTATTTTGTTCTACAAGCTCTTTAACATGTGCTAACACTAACACCCTGTTGTTTGCTAGTTGAGAAAGCTTAGAAATAATTAAGCTTTTCCCGGCTCCAGTCGGCAGTGTCAGGACGGCAGATTCATTTGATTCTTTGAAATGAGAGATGACGCTTTGCACAGCACTTTTTTGATAATTTCTAAGTTCCATAATAAGATTTTGATGAAAAATGTAATACAAATAATATATACTTTATCTAGGTAATTGAGTTCTTAATAAATAATTTACTCGAATAAAAACACATATAAATAAAATCAACTTTATGATAATCTACAACCATAATTGAAATTTATATAAGACACAAGAAAATGTTGAAACACAAAGTCTATGTAGAGTTAGAAGACTCTATAACAGATGAAAAAATTAGTGAACTAAAAAAACAACTAATGAGCTTAGAATTAATCGATGGAGTTTCAGGTTTTAAGTGGTATAAAAATAATAGCGAAGAAGGATTAAGTAAAGGATTCACATATTGTTTTGAATTTAATTTCCAAAGTCATCAGACGAGAAAAATATATATTCAACACCCCAAGCATCAAAAAGTTGTGGAGCAATATTTAATCCCACATTTAAAGAATAATCTAGACTCAATTTTAGTCTTTGACCATGAAATATAATTATGAGACTAGATCAGTTTTTAAGTAAAGCCTTACATATTTCCCGAAAAGATGCTCAGTTGCTTTTGAAAAAAAATAAAATTTTGGTCAACAAAAAAAAGATAAATAAGCCAGCTACTAAATTAAATCCGATATCGGATATCGTCGAATTTGAAACAAGGGAAGTAAAATTACCTGAAACTAAATATTTTATGTTGAATAAACCTGTAGGT
Protein-coding regions in this window:
- the rplY gene encoding 50S ribosomal protein L25 gives rise to the protein MKFEAKIRTDLGKGASRRLRHADKFPAVIYGGNENAISIELKHSDIINKLDDPKFYEAITLIIDGKEENVKLKDIQRHAFKPKVMHMDFIRV
- a CDS encoding Dabb family protein — its product is MLKHKVYVELEDSITDEKISELKKQLMSLELIDGVSGFKWYKNNSEEGLSKGFTYCFEFNFQSHQTRKIYIQHPKHQKVVEQYLIPHLKNNLDSILVFDHEI
- a CDS encoding MFS transporter; translation: MSFFEKLKSYKLIFLIVILAALGQMTQTMYVPSINLMSIYFDTLPSNLAIVMAVYMIPYGFSQFIYGPLSDIYGRKNIILISLIIFLVGTALAVCTSDFDLFLLGTFIQGIGIGSSGAMVRTVPRDKYSGFELRKANSIASMGLVICPLLGPLLGSFLSTIFPWQSSYIFLLCMCVVVYILMQTSFDETLPVELRKKENIIRKYKDVLLNKEFSTFLLCILATCSGLAIYEAEAGILLGSTLHFKPAEVSILFIIPLPGFLIGSWLAGKCHTKKVLIS
- a CDS encoding LysE family translocator, yielding MHHYLIYLSITAFTVLLPGPGVLLTLHNSMQKSTKQTLTGILGVSVGIFLVGLISATSLGLILSKSMIAFTCIKILGSIYLMYLGIKMFKKTGLNLNLESDKNNPKSVFSSFSKGLIVSLSNPKAIVFFMSVFPQFINLNESYAPQFLVLTLTYSFLIIIIHAIYAISASFAQDKLLSKKGMQF
- a CDS encoding DUF1289 domain-containing protein, whose amino-acid sequence is MGCFRNRNERFHWNKLTNEQKRNVIRLCRLRKNKITRLKRNDNIDKDFFEQKSLF
- a CDS encoding MFS transporter → MSHKKSSYKLMLTSSLCLVLGSLIILSAGVLYQVNTISIILGGLIYFLGAGVIFPLSVSFAIEPFKNKAGTAGALLGGVQNLGAGIFVLLGSEMSTQTEIDLGIVLLFCSFLSLLMLSMVYRTFRKYALSV
- a CDS encoding DEAD/DEAH box helicase, producing MELRNYQKSAVQSVISHFKESNESAVLTLPTGAGKSLIISKLSQLANNRVLVLAHVKELVEQNSQKFKYYGLNYSIFSASLNQKNSSAKVVFGTVQSVAKNLSNFNQKISLLIIDECHRVGKEKNSEYLKIINYFRLKNRRLKILGLTATPYRTDLGWIYKYHYNGYIQSEKQTPFSKCIFDLPISKLIREGYLSTPIQVNPPKDRYNFNTEDDLYNYESLNKQIEQSPRITKAIIEHLKKIAEERLGVMIFASSIQHASEIHTYLGNESYLITGNTSLSDREAIISGFKNQNKKFLINVSVLTTGFDAPHVDLIAILRKTESVSLYQQIVGRGLRLHPKKTNCIVIDYAANNHDIFQPEIGKKPKNPNVKIVQVQCPICGFQNLFWGILDPHENIIEHYGRKCKGININQNKNEQCSHYFKSKECPQCGGTNDIAARTCSNCNFQLIDHDNILKKAYDLSNQDVFVCAGITYSSAKNGIFLTYHDENGQEFTEITPQIHTEAFHEFFKPYFSNQKIQNFSDFEKYFSFMKYPDFLILEKRKLKWVIIHKIFDYVGLKRKANQI
- a CDS encoding patatin-like phospholipase family protein — protein: MSLVTQGGGQRGIFTAGVLDAFLENKFDPFSLYVGTSAGALNLSSYISRQSNLAKEFILDFSSQSNFFNLKEYIRGHNSLNLNWGISQIGRDGGLPLDFKKAHETLMNGRHALACLTESTSLRDEYFPLYRKNWKEVLIGTSSVPILCSQPIKIGAKHYFDGGVSAQVPIHKAWSLSSDTIIVIRTEPIAFEKKIDIETIIKWKLQIMESLPNYWSKFKYRKTLEKFSDWQTNVRNKYLDYRAALKEKMSNIHHNSEHNIEHTPQLAWESADESYFNLIVNEIKYEKTPTHAKLLDIMTKHYQNMVDTENFIHNPPKNVNILQIAPPKQLQARVLMSKKDDLNSDYEMGYETGLKFLNENFDELMSNKYVKF
- a CDS encoding GTP cyclohydrolase II; the protein is MSPKLTIRARVPFKVGYQSNIPAEIVTFHGLDSKKEHIAIIFGNADLNRAQTPLVRLHSECLTGDVFHSSRCDCGEQLNETIEKMGKEGGVLLYLRQEGRGIGLYNKIDAYTLQISGLNTYEANKHLGFGADLRDFKEAVQMLEALNIKKIKLITNNPKKIKQVRDYGLDVEQVVHTKVHLKSENEAYLKTKAEKGNHQINIKKINWIRFTNLKY